A window from Temnothorax longispinosus isolate EJ_2023e chromosome 1, Tlon_JGU_v1, whole genome shotgun sequence encodes these proteins:
- the Dpm1 gene encoding dolichol-phosphate mannosyltransferase subunit 1, with the protein MVNKKEVKSIIKDLCRNDKYSILLPTYNEVENLPIIIWLIVKYMEESELAYEIIVIDDGSPDGTLDMAKQLQRVYGEDKIVLKPREKKLGLGTAYMHGIKYATGNFIVIMDADLSHHPKFIPKMAELQRYLELDIVSGTRYAQGGGVYGWDFRRKLVSRGANFLTQILLRPGASDLTGSFRLYKKDVLEKLIQSCVSKGYVFQMEMIVRARQFNYTIGEVPITFVDRVYGQSKLGGSEVVQFVKGLLYLFATT; encoded by the exons atggtaaataaaaaagaggtgAAGAGCATCATAAAGGATTTGTGCAGGAATGACAAGTACTCAATTTTACTTCCCACTTACAATGAAGTGGAGAATTTACCGATAATAATATGGcttattgtgaaatatatgGAGGAGAG CGAGCTTGCCTACGAAATTATTGTGATAGACGATGGTTCTCCAGATGGGACCCTGGACATGGCCAAGCAACTGCAACGTGTCTACGGCGAGGATAAAATAGTCTTAAAGCCCAGGGAAAAGAAATTGGGACTGGGGACTGCTTACATGCATGGAATTAAATATGCGACCGGGAACTTTATTGTTATCATGGACGCCGATTTGTCTCATCAT ccCAAATTTATTCCAAAAATGGCTGAGTTACAACGGTATCTCGAACTGGATATAGTCAGCGGTACGAGATATGCGCAGGGCGGCGGTGTTTACGGCTGGGATTTCAGAAGAAAGTTAGTCAGTAGAGGTGCAAATTTTCTAACTCAGATTCTATTGAGGCCTGGTGCAAGCGATTTAACCGGTAGTTTTAG ACTTTACAAAAAAGATGTACTGGAAAAGCTGATACAGTCCTGTGTATCCAAAGGATACGTATTCCAAATGGAAATGATAGTCAGAGCTAGACAATTCAATTATACGATAGGGGAAGTGCCAATTACATTCGTCGACAGAGTTTATGGTCAATCTAAATTGGGTGGTTCAGAAGTTGTTCAGTTTGTCAAGGGCCTTCTATATCTTTTTGCTACCAcgtaa